Proteins encoded in a region of the Streptomyces sp. NBC_00258 genome:
- the glgB gene encoding 1,4-alpha-glucan branching enzyme gives MDATDRERLLSGAHHDPHALLGAHLVPEGVVFRALRPFATAVAVLSADGRRMELGSEGDGLFSGVLPLDSVPEYTLLVRYEGGGELAVQDPYRFLPSLGEFDLHLFGEGRHEQLWTALGAEPMAHQGVAGTRFTVWAPNARGVRVAGDFSHWDGTAFPMRSLGSSGVWELFLPGIGEGARYKFEITSRHGHRFLKADPMARRTEVPPATASIVTASHHEWGDQEWLAHRGDVAVHEAPFSVYEVHLPSWRPGLTYRQLAQELPEYVRDLGFTHVQLMPVAEHPFGGSWGYQVTGFYAPTARLGTPDDFKYLVDALHRAGIGVIMDWVPAHFPKDDWALARFDGEPLYEPGDSRRAEHPDWGTYEFDYGRTEVRNFLVANAVYWCEEFHIDGLRVDAVASMLYLDYSREPGQWAPNIHGGREDLAAVAFLQEMNATVYRRVPGVMTIAEESTAWEGVTRSTDSGGLGFGLKWNMGWMHDSLEYVAHEPVHRKYHHNEMTFSMVYAYSENYVLPISHDEVVHGKQSLVSKMPGDWWQQRATHRAYLGFMWAHPGKQLLFMGQEFAQGAEWSEAHGPDWWLLDPSYGAEADHRGVRDLVRELNRQYGETRALWERDCDPSGFAWVAGGAAEDNVFAFLRFGADGSPLLAVSNFSPVVRHEYRLGVPDDVPAWGEVLNTDAVSFGGGGVMNPGPVKAEAQGEQGWAASVRLTLPPLATVWLRPA, from the coding sequence ATGGACGCGACGGATCGGGAGCGTCTGTTGTCGGGCGCCCACCACGATCCGCACGCACTGCTGGGGGCCCATCTTGTCCCGGAGGGGGTCGTCTTCCGCGCGTTGCGGCCGTTCGCCACGGCCGTGGCCGTGTTGTCGGCGGACGGGCGACGCATGGAGCTGGGCAGCGAGGGCGACGGTCTCTTCTCGGGTGTCCTGCCGCTCGATTCGGTTCCCGAGTACACCTTGCTGGTGAGGTACGAGGGCGGCGGCGAGCTGGCGGTGCAGGATCCTTACCGGTTCCTGCCCTCGCTCGGTGAGTTCGATCTGCATCTGTTCGGCGAGGGGCGGCACGAACAGCTGTGGACGGCGCTCGGCGCCGAGCCGATGGCCCACCAGGGCGTGGCCGGCACCCGCTTCACCGTCTGGGCACCCAACGCGCGGGGCGTCCGGGTGGCCGGGGACTTCAGCCACTGGGACGGGACCGCTTTCCCGATGCGGTCCCTGGGCTCGTCCGGGGTGTGGGAACTGTTCCTGCCGGGCATCGGCGAGGGCGCGCGGTACAAGTTCGAGATCACCTCACGGCACGGCCACCGGTTCCTCAAGGCCGACCCGATGGCACGCCGGACCGAGGTGCCGCCCGCGACGGCGTCGATCGTGACGGCGTCCCACCACGAGTGGGGCGACCAGGAGTGGCTGGCGCACCGCGGGGACGTCGCCGTGCACGAGGCACCGTTCTCCGTGTACGAGGTCCATCTGCCGTCCTGGCGCCCGGGCCTGACATACCGTCAACTGGCTCAAGAGCTCCCGGAGTACGTCAGGGACCTCGGCTTCACCCACGTTCAGCTGATGCCGGTGGCGGAGCACCCCTTCGGCGGTTCGTGGGGCTATCAGGTCACCGGCTTCTACGCACCGACCGCCAGGCTGGGGACACCGGACGACTTCAAGTACCTCGTCGACGCGCTGCACCGGGCCGGGATCGGCGTGATCATGGACTGGGTGCCCGCCCACTTCCCGAAGGACGACTGGGCGCTGGCCCGCTTCGACGGGGAGCCGCTGTACGAGCCGGGCGACTCGCGCCGCGCCGAGCATCCCGACTGGGGGACCTACGAGTTCGACTACGGTCGCACCGAGGTGCGCAACTTCCTCGTCGCCAACGCGGTCTACTGGTGCGAGGAGTTCCACATCGACGGCCTGCGGGTCGACGCGGTGGCATCCATGCTTTACCTCGACTACTCGCGCGAGCCCGGGCAGTGGGCGCCCAACATCCATGGCGGACGCGAGGATCTCGCCGCGGTCGCGTTCCTCCAGGAGATGAACGCGACGGTGTACCGGCGGGTGCCGGGTGTGATGACCATCGCCGAGGAGTCGACCGCCTGGGAGGGAGTGACCCGCTCCACCGACAGTGGCGGTCTGGGGTTCGGCCTGAAGTGGAACATGGGCTGGATGCACGACTCTCTCGAGTACGTCGCGCACGAGCCGGTCCACCGCAAGTACCACCACAACGAGATGACGTTCTCGATGGTGTACGCGTACAGCGAGAACTACGTCCTACCGATCTCCCACGACGAAGTCGTCCACGGAAAACAGTCGTTGGTGTCCAAGATGCCCGGCGACTGGTGGCAGCAGCGCGCCACGCACCGGGCCTACCTCGGTTTCATGTGGGCGCATCCCGGCAAGCAGCTCCTCTTCATGGGGCAGGAGTTCGCGCAGGGCGCGGAGTGGTCCGAGGCGCACGGGCCCGACTGGTGGCTCCTCGACCCGTCGTACGGAGCCGAGGCAGACCACCGCGGTGTGCGGGACCTCGTCCGTGAGCTCAATCGTCAGTACGGGGAAACCCGTGCGCTCTGGGAGCGGGACTGTGATCCCTCCGGGTTCGCCTGGGTCGCTGGTGGTGCGGCGGAGGACAACGTCTTCGCGTTCCTGCGGTTCGGTGCGGACGGCTCGCCGTTGTTGGCCGTGTCCAACTTCTCGCCCGTGGTGCGGCACGAGTACCGGCTCGGGGTTCCTGATGACGTGCCCGCCTGGGGGGAGGTCCTGAACACCGATGCCGTGTCCTTCGGGGGCGGTGGTGTGATGAACCCCGGCCCCGTCAAGGCTGAGGCTCAAGGGGAGCAGGGGTGGGCGGCGAGTGTGCGGCTCACACTGCCACCGCTGGCTACGGTGTG
- a CDS encoding maltokinase N-terminal cap-like domain-containing protein, with the protein MRKVVSPRPGSHSPALLMTSLAGLLRTWLPEQRWFAGKGRRVTELALLSATELHPGCLHLLVSTRHDTAAHLPGDCYQLLLGVREVLPPRLAHTCIGRASEGPLAGMMVYDALQEPRSADLLLERLRTPGTVGPLRFEREAQVAIPAGLTPRLLDAEQSNSSLVYGDSYILKIFRRVQPGINPDLEVPWALARQGCTRVPAPVAWFRTSQPQEATLGVLQPFLRDAADGWTLALESLAAGRDFTDEAFELGKATAEVHLALAGAFALGVPVGRRSRRLAASMNERLDATSRSVPDLLPYVEGLRSAFNALAALESGRPVQRIHGDLHLGQVLRAGKRWFVIDFEGEPARPIAERRHPQPPVRDVAGMLRSFDYAARSRRPWRPEWARRCRDAYCAGYAAQARWDPRAEPELLRAYETDRAVYEVLYEARHRPDWLPVPMAAIARLAERAPAPSGSGPQKPVPSFHSAQGG; encoded by the coding sequence ATGCGCAAGGTCGTATCACCCCGCCCCGGAAGCCACAGTCCGGCTCTTCTGATGACGTCCCTCGCGGGACTGCTACGGACGTGGTTGCCGGAGCAGCGATGGTTCGCGGGCAAGGGCCGGCGGGTCACGGAGCTGGCGCTGCTGTCGGCGACCGAGCTTCATCCGGGATGCCTGCATCTCCTGGTCAGTACGCGGCACGACACCGCCGCTCATCTGCCCGGGGACTGCTACCAGTTGCTGCTCGGTGTCCGGGAGGTCCTGCCGCCACGGCTGGCCCACACCTGTATCGGCCGGGCGAGCGAGGGGCCGCTGGCCGGGATGATGGTGTACGACGCCCTTCAGGAGCCCCGGTCGGCGGACCTGCTCCTGGAGCGGCTGCGCACTCCGGGCACGGTGGGCCCTCTGCGGTTCGAGCGCGAGGCGCAGGTGGCGATCCCGGCCGGTCTCACCCCGCGTCTGCTCGACGCGGAGCAGTCCAACTCCTCGCTGGTGTACGGGGATTCGTACATCCTGAAGATCTTCCGGCGTGTCCAGCCCGGCATCAACCCGGATCTCGAAGTGCCCTGGGCGCTGGCCCGGCAGGGCTGCACCCGGGTACCCGCACCGGTGGCGTGGTTCCGGACCTCGCAGCCGCAGGAGGCGACGCTCGGTGTGCTGCAGCCCTTCCTGCGCGATGCCGCCGACGGGTGGACCCTGGCACTCGAATCGCTCGCCGCGGGACGGGACTTCACCGACGAGGCATTCGAACTGGGAAAGGCGACGGCCGAGGTGCACCTCGCACTGGCCGGTGCGTTCGCCCTCGGCGTCCCGGTCGGACGCCGGAGCAGACGGCTCGCCGCCTCGATGAACGAGCGGCTGGACGCCACGAGCCGGTCGGTGCCGGACCTCCTGCCGTACGTGGAGGGACTGCGGAGCGCCTTCAACGCGCTCGCAGCCCTCGAATCGGGCCGTCCGGTGCAGCGGATCCATGGCGATCTCCACCTCGGTCAGGTGCTGCGGGCCGGGAAGCGGTGGTTCGTCATCGACTTCGAGGGCGAGCCGGCCCGCCCGATCGCCGAGCGCCGGCACCCGCAGCCACCCGTACGCGATGTCGCGGGCATGCTCCGCTCCTTCGACTACGCGGCCCGCAGCCGCCGACCGTGGCGTCCGGAGTGGGCGCGGCGCTGCCGGGACGCGTACTGCGCGGGGTATGCCGCGCAGGCACGCTGGGACCCGCGCGCCGAGCCGGAGTTGCTGCGCGCGTACGAGACGGACCGGGCCGTGTACGAGGTGCTGTACGAGGCCCGGCACCGCCCCGACTGGCTGCCCGTTCCGATGGCGGCGATCGCCCGCCTCGCCGAGCGCGCCCCCGCACCCTCCGGCTCCGGTCCGCAGAAGCCGGTCCCGTCCTTCCACAGTGCTCAAGGAGGCTGA